The DNA window CACGAGCTTGAGGTGCTCGGCACCCTTGAAGGACTCGGCGTAGATCTTGTAGACGTCCTCGGTGCCGGAGGGTCGGGCCGCGAACCACGCGTGCTCGGTCACGACCTTGACCCCACCGATGGCGGCGTCGTTGCCCGGAGCGTGGCTGAGCTTCGCGACGATCGGGTCGCCGGCGAGTTCCGTCGCCGTGATCGCGTCGCCGTCGAGCTTGCCGAGGCGCGCCTTCTGCTCCTTCGAGGCCGCGGCGTCCACGCGCTCGTACACCGGGTCGCCGAAGCGCTCCGTGAGTTCGCGGTACAGCACCGACGGGGTCTTGCCGGTCACCGCGAGGATCTCCGCGGCGAGCAGGCACAGGAGGATGCCGTCCTTGTCGGTCGTCCACACGGAGCCGTCGAAGCGCAGGAAGCTCGCGCCCGCACTCTCCTCGCCACCGAAGCCGACGGAGCCGTCGACGAGGCCGGGGACGAACCACTTGAACCCGACCGGGACCTCCCACAGGCGACGCCCGAGGGACTCGGCCACGCGGTCGACCACCGACGACGACACGAGGGTCTTGCCGACAGCGGCGTCCTCGCGCCAACCGGGCCGGTTCGCGTACAGGTAGTCGATCGCGACGGCGAGGTAGTGGTTGGGGTTCATGAGCCCGGCGTCGGGGGTGACGATGCCGTGGCGGTCGGCGTCCGCGTCGTTGCCGGTGAGGAGGTCGAACTCGTCACGACGGGCGACGAGCGCCGCCATGGCCGACGGCGACGACGGGTCCATCCGGATCTTGCCGTCCCAGTCGAGCGTCATGAACGCCCACGCCGGGTCCACGTGCGGGTTCACGACCGTGAGGTCGATCTCGTACCGGTCGGCGATCGCCTGCCAGTAGTGCACGCTCGCGCCGCCCAAGGGGTCGGCGCCGATGCGGATGCCGCTGCGCTTGATGGCGTCGAGGTTGATGATGTGCTTCAGGTCGTCGACGTAGTTGCCGCGGAAGTCGTACGTCTCGACGGCCGAGGGCTCGGCCATCTTCACGTCGTGCAGGCCACCGGCGATGAGCTCGTTGGCGCGGTTCGCGATCCACGAGGTGGCGTCGGAGTCGGCCGGACCACCGTGCGGCGGGTTGTACTTGAAGCCGCCGTCGGCCGGCGGGTTGTGGCTCGGCGTGACGACGATGCCGTCGGCCTGGTCGCCGTTGCCCTCCGCGTTGTACTTGAGGATGGCGTGGCTGAGCGCCGGCGTCGGGACGAAGTCGTCGAACTCGTCGACGAGCACCCGCACCCCGTTGGCGACGAGGACCTCGAGCGCCGTCGTCTGGGCCGGGCCGCTGAGCGCGTGCGTGTCGGAACCGATGAAGAGCGGACCGGTGATGCCCTGGCCGGCGCGGTACTCGACGATCGCCTGCGTGGTGGCGGCGATGTGGTCCTGGTTGAACGCCGTGTTCAGCGAGGAGCCGCGGTGTCCGGACGTGCCGAACACGACCCGCTGCTCCGGGATCGAGACGTCCGGCTTGAGCGTGTAGTACGCGTCGATGAGCGACGGCACGTCGATCAGGTCGGCTTCGGTGGCGGGGGTCCCAGCGCGATCGTTCATCGCCCCAGTCTGGCAGCAACCGATCGGGTCAGGAAGGCGCTTGACCTCCGGATGTCGGGCACCCGACGATCGGGGACGGTCAGCGGGTGGCGAGGACCGCGGCGGCGCTCGCCGAGGCGGATGCGGTGGTCGCCGGGTCGGTCGTTCCCGCGGCGGCGGTCGCACCGGTGTGCCGCGTGCCGCCGGGAGTCGTGAGGTCGGGCAGCGCGTACGCCTTGCCGGTCACGATGCGCTGGATCGCGTAGAGGCTCTCGGTGGCCGGCCCGAGGTACTTGCCCCGGTCGTCGGCGTTGCTCGAGCCGACCGCGTTGTGGCCGTCGACGGCGCCGAGGCGGTCGCCGTCGCCGAGCGTCAGGCCGTTCGAGCCGAACACGGTGGCTCCCCAGGATCCACCGGTCGGGTTCGCCCGCCCGGACAGGATCTGCCCGAGCCCCGCGAGCGTGTCGGCACTCGCCTGCGAGGCGTATACGCGACTGGCGGGGACGTGGAGGTCGGTGATCGCGATCTCGGACGGGATGCCCGCGGAGCCGAGCATGACGAAGTCGTCGACGTGGTAATCGCCGGAGGCCAGGGCGAGCGAGGCCGTCGCCGTGCCGTAGGAGTGCGCCACGACGCTCAGCTGCGACGCGACACCGTGCGTCGTCCGGTACGCGTCGTAGCCGGCCAGCACGCCGGCGAGCAGGGGTGCCCCCTCGATGGCGCGGTCGTTGGAGGGCACCTCGAGGGCGGTCGGGCTGTGGCCGCCGATCCAGAGGATCACGGCGCTGTCCGCCGCAGCCGCCTGGATGCGCTTGGCCCCGCGCAGGTAGTCGTCGAGCTCGAGCGCGCTGCTGTTCATCCCCGGGACGAACACGGTGACGTAGGTGGCGATGTCGACGTCGCCGACCGCGACCGCGACGCGAGGAGGGCCGGACCCGGCCGACTGCAACGTGATGAGGTACTCGGGCTGGAGTCTGGCGGCGACCGCCTCCGGGGCGTACCGGTCGACGAGCAGCTTGATCGCGTCGAGTCGCGACACGGTCGTCGCGAGGGCCGTCGAGGCCGCCTCGCCGTCGACCTGGTCGGAGCCCGCCATCATCGCGCGGTAGCTCGCCTCGGTGTCGGTGAGGAGTCCGGCGAGGCGGGACACGTTGGCCGTCGCGCGGTCCGTGTAGGTGACGCCCTCGAGGTTGCCGATGATCGCCGGGTAGCCGGTCATGAGCAGCGCGCGGTATCCGGGTGGGAAGGCGGTCCAGAGCTGGGCGACCTGGATCGACGACATCGTCGTGAGCGCGGACGCCGCAGCGGCGAGGTCGCCGACGTAGGTGGCGGTGAAGGCCGCGGCACTCATGGTGGGGACCGTCGACGCCGCCGGCGCGAAATCGGTGGCGGCGATCGCGCTCGCCCCGGCGGTCGACGTCTGCGTCACGGTGACGACGCCGGCGAGGATCGCGGCGATGGCGACGGTCATGACGACCGACTTGACGAGCGTGGCGCGGGCGGCGGAGAGCGGTCGACCGACCCACGACGGGAGCCGCCAGGTGGGCAGGGTCCAGGAGGACGCTACGTCGAACGCGGCCTCGCCGCCCGCCGCGAGGTTCAGTCGAGGAGTGGTCCGCGAGGCGGCGTCGGTGAAGACACTCGTCACGTCACTCCTGTTCGTCGTCTCGGGCCATCGGGTGGAGCCTCGCGCGACGTCGGATCACGCATCGAGATCGGGGAGACGAACGGCCGTGAACTCGCATCCCGAGACGAGCGGCAGCGCCCAATACACCCTTGTATCCATTGTGACGGGTATTGGCGTGTTTTGAATAGCTCAAAACGGGGGGTATCTGGGCCGAAACGGCCCGTTTTTCCTGAATATCAGCCGGATGTGACCTGGATGGGAGTCAACGGGGCGTCGGGGGCGTGTCGCAGGCCACACGGTACGCTCGGATGCATGTCTGCCGCACCCCCCGAGGACGCCCGCCGGAGCTACAGTTTTCTCGGTCCGAGCGGGACCTTCACCGAGGTCGCCCTCGGTCAGGTCGAGGAGGCCAGAGGGCAGATCTGGAAGCCGGTCAGCAACGTCGGTGAAGCACTCGGCGACGTGCTCGCCGGGCGCAGTACGGCCGCCGTCATCGCCATCGAGAACTCGGTCGACGGCGGGGTGTCCGTGGCGCAGGATGCACTGGCCACGATGCCCGGTCTGCGCATCGTCGGCGAGGTGCTCGTCCCCGTCAACTTCTTCCTCGTCGCCCGACCCGGAACCCGCCTCGAGGACGTCGCGATCGTGAACGCGCACCCCGTCGCCTACGGGCAGTGCCACCTGTGGCTCGATGCGAAGCTGCCCTCGCACGGGCACATCCCGGCGTCGAGCAACGTGGCTGCTGCCGCGTCCTTGCTCGACGGTACCTCCACCGCGGACGCCGCCGTCGCCCCGCCCGGCATCGTCGACCACTACGAGCTCGACGTCCTCGCGGAGAACATCGGCGACAACCCGAACGCCGTGACCCGCTTCGTCGTCGTCAGCCGCTCCCGCGAGATCCCGGCTCGTACCGGTGCCGACAAGACGAGCCTCATCGTGGAGCTCCCGAACGACCAGGCCGGCTCACTCCTCGACATGCTGGAGCAGTTCTCCACCCGCGGCGTGAACCTGAGCCTCATCGAGTCGCGACCCATCGGCGACGCCCTCGGGCGCTACCGCTTCGTGATCGACGCCCTCGGACACATCGAGGACGAACGGATGGCCGACGCGCTGCTCGGGCTCCGTCGGTTCAGCCCGAACGTGATCTTCCTGGGCTCCTACCCGAGCGCCGACCGCACCGCCGTCGACTACCACTCGCGGTACAACGACGAGGTGTTCATCGAGGCGCGCGACTGGCTGCGCGGGCTGCTCTCGGCGGAGCCGCTCGAGGACTGAACGGCGGCGGTCGCTCAGGCGACGATGTCGACGCCGTGACCGCGCAGGCGACGCTGCTCGGCGGTGAGCGAGGCGATGAGTCGTCCGTTGGTGCCGCGGATGTGGTCTGCGACGAGCTCGGCCGCCCGCGTCGCGTCGCCGACCACGACCGCGTCGAGGATGGCGTGGTGCTCCCGGGAGGCCTGGTCGCGGGCCTCCGGGGTGCGGACCTCGAGCCAGCGGGTGCGGGCGAGTCTGACCATCGCCCCGTGCACGCCCTCGGCGAGGAGTCGGTTCCCGGAGAGTGCCGCGAGCTCCTCGTGAAAGTCGCCGCCGACTCGCAGCACGGTGCGCTCGTCGTCGGGACGCGGTTCGTCGAGAAGGGCGCGGACGGCGGCGAGCTGTGCCTCGGTGGCGCGTTCGGTCGCGAGTCGCACCGTCGCGGTCTCGAGGGCTTCGCGGTACTCGGCGATGAGGCCGATCTCCTCGAGGTCGATCGGGGCGACGATCCAGCCGCGGCCGTCGCGCTTCGCGAGCCCCTCGGACTCGAGCCGGGTGAGTGCCGCCCGCACCGGCGTCCGTGAGGCGGCGAACCGCTGTTCCAACCCTCGCTCGGTGAGGGACCGACCGGGCGCGAGGTCGAGGGTGAGGATGGCGGCTCGGAGGCGGTCGTAGAGCTGCGTCGTCTGCGTCGGGGTGCTCATCCGTGCTCGGTTCTCGTCGGTGGTCTTGGTATACCAAGATGGTGTACCGTCATGCTAGCAGTCGGATCGACCGGCAGCAGGAAGCGGTTCGATGACCGGGACGACCCCGCCCACGACGGCCCCCGCGGTCACCCGCGGAGGCCGCCCGCCGATGCCGAACGCCGGCCGCGCTTGGACGGTCCTCGGGCTCGGTGTTGCCGCCCAGACCGCCGGGACGCTCTTCGTCAGTACCCCGGCGTTCCTCATCCCGCTCCTGCACGCCGAACGCGGCATGTCGCTCGCCGAGGCTGGCGTCCTCGCCGCAGCGCCCACCCTCGGCATGGTGCTGACGCTCATCGCCTGGGGCTGGCTGGCCGACCGCATCGGAGAACGGATCGTCATCGCGGGCGGCCTCGCCCTCACCGCCCTGGCGGCCGCCGGAGCGATCGCGGCGGACGGACTCATCCCCTCGCTCGGCTACGGGCCGCTCGGGATCCTGCTGCTCCTCGGCGGAGCGGCGTCAGCGAGCACGAACTCGGCGAGCGGTCGGATCGTCGTCGGCTGGTTCCCGAAGGACCGTCGCGGGCTCGCGATGGGGATCCGCCAGATGTCGCAGCCGCTCGGCGTCACGGCCGCCGCGGTGACGGTGCCCTCGGTCGCGGCGGCGTCCGGCATCTCCGCGGCGCTCACGATCTCGCTCGTCGCGACGGGTGTCCTCGCGGTGGCCTGCGTCATCGGGCTCCGCAACCCGCCACGAACCGTCGTTCCGACGCCGGTGCCGACGGTGACGACGCCGAACCCGACCGCCGCCCGCCCACGCAACCCGTATCGCGGCGACGCCTTCCTCTGGCGCATCCACGCCGTGTCGATCCTGCTCGTCGTGCCGCAGTTCACCCTCACGACCTTCGCCCTCGTGTGGTTGGTGTCCGACCAGGGGTGGAACGCGCTCGCCGCGGGCGTCCTCGTCGGCGTCTCGCAGTTCGTCGGGGCCGTCGGTCGGATCGGTGTCGGCGTGCTCAGCGACCGGGTCGGCAGCCGGGTGCGTCCGCTCCGCTGGGTCGCCGTGTCCGCGGTCGTCGTCATGCTGCTCCTCGCCGGGGCCGGGTTCCTGCAGTGGCCGGTCGTGGTCGCCGTGGCGCTCGTGGTGGCCAGTACGGTGACGGTCGCCGACAACGGGCTCGCCTTCACCTCCGTCGCGGAGATGGCTGGTCCCGCCTGGGCGGGCCGTGCGCTCGGGGCGCAGAACACCGGACAGTTCATCGCCGCGTCCGTCGTCGGTCCGGCGGTGGGCGCGCTCATCGGCTTCGTCGGCTATCCCGTCGCCTTCCTGATCGTCGCGGTGCTGCCGGCGGTCGCGATCCCGATCATCCCGAGCGAGGCGGCCGAGCACGACCACCTGTAGCCCGGCGTCCGGTCCGCGGGTGTCGGAAAACGACGGCGTGGTCGGTCCGCGGGTGAGGAGTGAGTAGCCTCGAATGATGACCGACTCCCGTCCTGCGACCACCGTCATCGTCGGTGCCGGCCTGTTCGGCCTGTCGACCGCCGTCCACCTCGCCCGTGCCGGACGACGCGTGACGGTCCTCGAATCGGGCGCGGCTGCCGACGCCACCACCGCCGCGGGAGCCGGCTTCGTCGGACTCTGGGCGGCCGGGTACGCCTGGTATTGGAACGCGTCGGAACTGGCGCTCGAGCAGGCCGGCATCGACTTCTACCGCGGCCTCGACGCCGCCGGGTACGACATCGCCCTCCGCGACACCGGCAACGTCTGGCTCGCCCTCACCGAACAGGCCGTGCTCGACCACCTGCTGCCGTTCGCCGAGCACCCGCTCCGTCCAGAGGACGCCCGCCTCCTCACCGCCGTGGAGACCGCCGAACTCGTGCCAGGACTCGACCCGGAGGCGATCGTCGGTGCGTTCATCCACCCGGACGGCATCCAGATCAGCGCGCCGGACGCCGGGCTCGCGCTCGCGGACCTCGCCCGAGTGGAGGGCGTCGAGATCGTCGAGCACACGCCGGTCGTCGAGCTCCTCACCGAGGACGGCCGGGCGGTCGGCGTGCTGACCGCAGCGGGCGATCGGGTGCTCGGCGACGAGGTCGTCCTGGCCGCAGGCTCCTGGACGAACGAGCTCCTCAGCACGACCGGGCGCGAGCTGCCGTTCGCCCGCGTGATCGCGAGCCGACTCACCACTGCACCGTTCGGGCTCGGCGAACTGCCGACGCTGATGATCCCGGAGCTCGGCGGCCTCTGGATCAGGGAGCACCTCGGTGGCCTCACCTACGGCAACGGCGTCGGCTACGAGGCGCTCGCGGTCCGCGACAGCCCGGCCGAGCGCCGCCCCGACCGTCCCGACCTCGTCGAGGCGATGCGCGACCACCTGACCCCGATCGTCACGGAACTCATCCCCGCCGCCGCCCCCGTGCTCGACGCCGCGGAGGCCGTCCAGGGCGTCGTGTCGTACACGGCCGACCGCCGGTTCATCGCCGGGCCGATCCCGGAACTCGCCGGGCTGTACGTCGTCGCCGGAGACAACGAGTCGGGCGTCACCCACGGTCCCGGCCTCGGCCGCATGCTCGCCGAACTCATCGTCACCGGCGAGAGCCCCTTCGTCGACCCGTCGCGATACGCGCCCGATCGCTTCCCGGCCCGACCGTTCGCCGACGAGGCTGCGGTGGCCGCCGCCATGCCCGCACGCCGGGAAGTCGACGCCCGAGCCCGAGTGGAGCAGGCCCGATGAGCGCCCCCTCGCCGACGGCTGGACCGGCACCCCTGCCCGAGCGGGTCGAGGTCGTCGTCATCGGAGCCGGCGTCGTCGGAGCTGCCGCCGCGCGGACGCTCGCCGAGCGCGGCCGGAGCGTGCTGCTCGTCGAACGCTTCGAGCGCGGCCACGAACACGGCTCCTCCCACGGCGCGACCCGCATCTTCCGCCAGGGCTACGACGTCGACGACTACGTGGCCCTCACCTCGGAGGCGCTCGCCGGCTGGCGCGAGCTCGAGGAACGGAGCGGCCGGACCCTGCTCGAACTCACCGGCGCACTGGACCACGGCCGCCCGGAGATGCTCCGCGGGATCGAGGCCGCGATGACGCGAGGCGGGATCGCCTCGGAACGGCTCTCCCCGGAACAGGCCGCGGAGCGGTGGCCCGGTCTCCGATTCGAGCAGGAGGTCCTCCATCACGCGACCGGCGGGCGACTGTCGTCCGCGGAGGCGATCGAGGCGTTCCTCGACCTCGCCGTGGTGGCCGGGGCGACGCTCCGGTTCGGCGTCCGGGTGACGGCGGTCGAACCGATCCCGGCGACCGGGACGACCGCTGCCGGTGCCGTGGTCCGCACCGAGCTGGGTGACGTCACAGCCGACCACGTCGTCGTCGCCGCCGGATCGTGGACGCCGGACCTCGTCGGCGAGCTCGCGGCGAGCGTCGGCCGTCCGCTCCCCGAGATCGTCGTCACGCAGGTGCAGCCCGCCCACTTCCCGACCGCGGTGGCCGCGGACGCCTGGCCGAGCTTCGTCCACTACCCGGACGACGGCTCGAGCGTCTACGGTCTCCTCACCCCCGGCGAGGGCGTGAAGGTCGGCCTGCACGGCGGCGCGGTGCACGTGCACCCCGACGAGCGCGACGGCCTGGCCGAACCGGAGGAGCTCGCGCGCCTCACCGCGTACGTCGCCGAGTGGGTGCCCGGGGTCGACGCGTCGGCGCCACATACCATCAGTTGCCTCTACGACCTGAGCCCGAGCGAGGATTTCGTGATCGACCGGATCGACAGGATCATCGTCACGACGGGATTCTCCGGTCACGGGTTCAAGTTCGGACCCGTGCTCGGGCGGCTCGTCACCGATCTCGTCGACGGCGACGCCCCGCACCCGCGGTTCGCCCTCGCAGCCCACACCCCACCCGCGTAACGCCGCCTCCCTCGGGCGGACCTCCCGCCCAGCGCCACAGCACCCGGCGCCACCCACCCGCACCCGCAGTCACCCGAAGGACCCTCCCCATGAACCGATCCACCCGTTTCGCGGCCGTCGCCGTGAGCCTCGGCGTCGTCGCAGCCCTCGCCGGTTGTACGGCCCAGGGCGGCACGACGACCACGACCGCGCTCGTCATCGGGACGACCGACCAGATCGTCTCCCTCGACCCCGCCGGCGCCTGGGACCGCGGATCCTTCACCCCCCAGAACCAGATCTACCAGCACCTCCTGAGCTACGACGAGGGCGACGTGGTGCCCGCGCCCGACGCCGCGGAGTCCTGCGACTTCACCGGCGCGACCACCTACGTCTGCACCGTCAAGGAAGGCTTGACCTTCTCCAACGGGCACGCGCTCACGGCCTCCGACGTCGTCTTCTCCTTCACCCGCGTCCGGGAGATCGCCGCCGACAACGGCCCGTCGCCACTGCTCGCGAACCTGGAGAGCGTCGAGGAGGGTGACGACGACCAGGTGGTCTTCACGCTCAAGGTCTCGAACGACCAGACCTGGCCGTACGTCCTCACGAGCATGGCCGGACCGATCGTCGACGAGGAGGTCTTCCCCGCGGACAAGCTGCTGAGCGATGACGACGTGATCGGCTCCGGGCCCTACGAGGTCGACAGCTACCAGTCGGGCGGGCTGCTCTCCCTCGAAGCGAACTCGCGCTACTCCGGGACCCGGGCGAAGACGCAGCACGTGGTGCTCAAGCCGTACACGACGGCGTCGAACCTGCGGCTCGACCTGGAGAAGGGCGACATCGACATCGCCTACCGCTCGTTGACCGCGACGGACGTCGCCGACCTCCGCGGTGATTCCGAGCTGCAGGTCGTCGACGGTCCTGGCGGTTCGGTGCGCTTCCTCACCTTCAACCTGAACACCCAGCCGGGTGCGAACGACGCGCAGAAGCTCGCGATCCGGCAGGCGGTCGCCTCGCTCGTCGACCGGAAGGAGATCGCCGACCAGGTCTACAAGGGCACCTACGCGCCCGCCTACTCGGTGGTGCTCGACGGCCAGACGGGCGCGACGCCCGCGTTCCAGACCGCGTACGGCGACGCCCCGGACCGGTCGAAGGCCGCTGCCATCCTCGCCGCCGCCGGGGTCAGCACCCCGGTCGCCCTGCCGATCCAGTACACGAGCGACCACTACGGCCCCGACTCCGATCAGGAGTACGCGCTCATCAAGTCGCAGCTGGAGGAGTCGGGTCTGTTCTCCGTCGACCTGCAGTCGACCGAATGGACGAGCTACGTGAAGGAGCTCAACCCGGAGTCCGGCTACCCCGCCTACCAGCTCGGGTTCTTCCCCGACTACCCGGACCCCGACAACTTCATCCGCTCGGCCTACTCGACGACCGGCGCGTCCGTCGCCAACGGGTACTCCGACCCGGCCGTCGACGCGCTCATCGACACCGAGGCGACGGCGACGGACCCGGCGGCGCGCATCGCCGCGATCGAGCAGATCCAGGCGCTCACCGCGGAGGCGGCACCGATCATCCCGCTGCTGCAGGGCACGGAGACGGTCATCGCGCAGAAGAACGTGACGGGGCTCGAGGAGACGCTCGACGCGACCTACGTCTTCCGCTTCGCCGTCCTCGACCGCACGAAGTAGTCCGCCAGCTGGGGTGTGCGTCAGCGCGGTGCGCTGACGCGAGCGCGGGTCTGTGAGGTGAGCGCGCCCCTCCGGAGACCCGCGCTCGCGGCTGTGGGGTGCGCTCGCGCCGGGTGTGCGTCGCTCACGCGGACGCACCGCGCTGGCACCCCGTGGCGAGGTCTCATGCCAGCGCGGTGCGCTGACGCGAGACCTGTCGCATCGGCTTGAGCGCGGGTCTGTGAGGTGAGCGCGCCCCTCCGGAGACCCGCGCTCGCGGCTGTGGGGTGCGCTCGCGTCAGCGCACCGCGCTGGCATCCCTCACGAACCGGGGAAGATTCTCGCGATCGCGATCGTGGCGTCGCCGGTCAGAAGCAGGGTGCCCGCATCGAGTCGCAGGGTGTCGTGCACGTCGAGTGAGCCGTGACCCTCCGCCGACAGCAACCCATCGAGGAACACGACGAACGTGGTGGTTCCCAGCGTCGTCGTCACCAGCCTCGAACCGTCGACGACGGCGACCTCGAGCGATCCACGGAACCGGTCCCGCGACACCATGAGGTTGAGATCGAGGGTCGGACCGACCACTCCCCTCGACGCCACGGCCGCAGCCCCGTCGAAGGCGGCGACCTGCCATCGGTCCAACTCGACCGGCTCGCCGTCGATCACGAGCCCGAGGCCGCCGGCCGACAGCGCCATCAGCTGTCGGTCGACGCCCGGGAATGCGGAGAAGGCGACGTCCGACTCGACCGTCGCGATGCTCAGCGTCCAGCCCGGGCCGTCCGGCACGTCGAGGTCGCCCTCGGTCTGGCGCCGGACGGGCTCGGCGGCGATCTCCGTCGCGGTACCGAGCCCGTTCCGCCAGCGATAGCTCCGATGCCCCGCGGCCGGCAGCAGCACGACACCCGGTGCCTCGGCGAGATCGCTCACGGTCGGGTACCCGACGTGACGCGCTCACCGCGCTGCCACACGCCGACCGTCAGCGGCACCCCGGGGCGGTAGGCGAGGTGCGAGACCGAGGGGGCGTCGAGCACCTGCAGATCGGCGAGACCGCCCACGCGGAGCGATCCGACGGCGTCGACACCGTGCTCGCGCCCGACCGCCACCGCGGCCCCGCGCGTCGCCGCCCAGACCGCCTCGGCGATCGTGAGCCGCATCTGCAGCACGGCGGTCGCCACGCAGTACGCCATCGACGTCGTGTACGAGGTACCCGGGTTGCAGTTGGTGGCGAGGGCGATCGCGGCGCCGGCGTCGACGAGGGCGCGTGCCGGAGGGAACGGTTCACGGGTCGACAGGTCGCAGGCGGGCAGCAGGGTCGCCACCGTCGACGAGCCGGCCAGGAGGTCGACGTCGGCGTCGGCCAGGTGGTTGCAATGGTCGACGCTCGCGGCACCCAATTCGACCGCGAGCCGCACCCCGCC is part of the Plantibacter sp. Leaf314 genome and encodes:
- a CDS encoding HutD family protein, whose amino-acid sequence is MSDLAEAPGVVLLPAAGHRSYRWRNGLGTATEIAAEPVRRQTEGDLDVPDGPGWTLSIATVESDVAFSAFPGVDRQLMALSAGGLGLVIDGEPVELDRWQVAAFDGAAAVASRGVVGPTLDLNLMVSRDRFRGSLEVAVVDGSRLVTTTLGTTTFVVFLDGLLSAEGHGSLDVHDTLRLDAGTLLLTGDATIAIARIFPGS